In the Ruminococcus sp. OA3 genome, one interval contains:
- a CDS encoding LysE family transporter — translation MGSFILKGILIGLLFGVPAGAVGAMTAQRTLNYGVKAGLLTGLGSSVADCLYACVGAFGLTLISDFLLKYQNIVNLAGGCLIVEMGIRMFRMKSSKAKDTQDYTEGIRMFASSFAVGITNPAAILTFLFAFSWFGIHGQRGLAEGIGLVCGVFIGTYIWWGTLTGAASMFRKKSKKDCLPVMNRVFGLILILFGAVILVRNFLN, via the coding sequence GTGGGTAGTTTCATTTTAAAGGGGATTCTAATTGGACTTCTCTTCGGCGTACCTGCCGGGGCAGTTGGAGCAATGACCGCACAGAGAACCTTGAATTATGGTGTGAAAGCCGGTCTGTTAACCGGTTTGGGCTCCTCTGTCGCAGACTGTCTTTATGCCTGTGTCGGAGCCTTTGGACTCACTCTTATATCAGACTTTCTGCTAAAATACCAAAACATCGTTAATCTGGCCGGGGGATGTCTGATTGTGGAAATGGGTATTCGGATGTTTAGGATGAAAAGCAGTAAGGCGAAAGATACACAGGATTACACTGAGGGAATCCGGATGTTTGCTTCTTCCTTTGCGGTGGGAATTACCAACCCGGCAGCAATTCTCACTTTCCTGTTTGCGTTTTCCTGGTTTGGGATTCATGGGCAGAGAGGACTGGCAGAAGGGATCGGTTTGGTTTGCGGTGTTTTCATTGGAACTTATATCTGGTGGGGAACTCTTACCGGCGCAGCATCCATGTTCAGGAAAAAATCAAAAAAGGACTGCCTGCCTGTTATGAACCGGGTATTTGGACTTATATTAATTCTATTTGGAGCAGTGATTCTGGTTAGGAATTTTCTAAATTAA
- a CDS encoding DUF3737 family protein yields MREIRQEYLTGERPLFKGENLKIYDTIFAEGESPLKESSNIELYGSMFKWKYPLWYAKNIFAKDCTWFEMGRAGVWYTDNITVKNAVIEAPKNFRRCHGVALQNVHFPNAAETLWNCDGVTMEQVTAKGDYFAMNSQNMKLKNFELVGNYSFDGVKNMEIHNAKLLSKDAFWNSENVTVYDSFISGEYLGWNAKNLTLINCTIESLQGMCYIENLVMKNCRLLNTTLAFEYSTVDAEIKGKIDSVMNPSGGTIQADYIKELIIEKDKVDPGKTVITCRMDGNAEKMAG; encoded by the coding sequence ATGAGAGAAATCAGACAGGAATATTTAACAGGGGAACGCCCTCTTTTTAAGGGAGAAAACTTAAAAATATATGATACCATATTTGCAGAAGGAGAATCCCCGCTGAAAGAAAGCAGCAATATTGAACTGTATGGCAGCATGTTTAAATGGAAATATCCGCTGTGGTACGCTAAAAATATTTTCGCCAAGGACTGTACTTGGTTTGAGATGGGGCGTGCCGGAGTGTGGTATACAGATAACATTACAGTAAAAAATGCAGTCATTGAAGCACCAAAGAATTTTAGACGGTGTCATGGCGTCGCACTTCAGAATGTACATTTTCCCAATGCCGCAGAAACACTCTGGAACTGTGATGGGGTAACCATGGAGCAGGTAACAGCTAAAGGTGATTACTTTGCCATGAACAGTCAGAATATGAAACTGAAAAATTTTGAATTGGTGGGGAATTACTCCTTTGACGGCGTGAAAAATATGGAAATCCATAATGCAAAGTTGCTTTCTAAAGATGCCTTCTGGAACAGTGAGAATGTAACGGTGTATGATTCCTTCATATCCGGGGAATACCTCGGCTGGAACGCAAAGAATCTGACATTGATTAACTGTACCATCGAGAGCCTGCAGGGGATGTGTTACATTGAAAATCTTGTCATGAAAAACTGCCGTTTGCTGAATACCACTCTTGCTTTTGAATATTCCACTGTGGATGCAGAGATTAAGGGGAAGATTGATAGCGTGATGAATCCGTCAGGAGGAACGATTCAGGCAGACTACATTAAAGAATTGATTATCGAAAAAGACAAAGTGGATCCGGGTAAGACAGTAATCACCTGCCGAATGGACGGCAACGCAGAAAAAATGGCAGGATAA
- a CDS encoding cyclophilin-like fold protein has translation MKNKIVKKVTGIAAMMMLSAAILAGCGQEEEPRTAGDVSQSAVDAGEDTGAESGTESETVADSQAVNSVSELEVRFGDDGEPFMMQLLDNETAAAIARYVGTSDWRLPIYERDEDADYDVMQYYDVSSRYDIPSDPETVTSEKAGEVYYSDPNRIVLFYHDAEITGEYTKIGTFDATEEFVTAVEENPVLEGWGNKIVQIARP, from the coding sequence ATGAAGAACAAAATAGTAAAAAAAGTAACAGGAATAGCAGCCATGATGATGTTATCCGCAGCAATCCTTGCAGGCTGTGGGCAGGAGGAAGAACCCCGGACAGCAGGGGATGTAAGCCAGAGTGCTGTAGATGCAGGAGAGGATACAGGGGCAGAATCAGGCACAGAATCGGAAACCGTGGCAGACAGTCAGGCAGTAAACAGTGTATCCGAGCTGGAGGTACGGTTCGGGGATGACGGGGAACCTTTCATGATGCAGCTTCTTGATAACGAGACAGCAGCGGCGATTGCCCGCTATGTGGGAACCTCGGATTGGAGGCTTCCGATTTATGAGAGGGATGAAGATGCGGACTATGATGTGATGCAGTATTATGATGTATCCAGCAGATATGACATTCCCTCTGACCCTGAAACCGTAACATCGGAAAAGGCAGGGGAAGTCTACTATTCAGACCCGAACCGCATTGTGCTTTTCTACCATGACGCAGAGATTACCGGGGAATATACCAAAATAGGAACCTTTGATGCTACGGAAGAATTTGTAACAGCAGTAGAGGAAAATCCGGTTTTGGAAGGATGGGGCAACAAAATCGTGCAGATTGCAAGACCATAA
- a CDS encoding FtsX-like permease family protein, with translation MVNKIICMAGMKRHKGSLLGIAILLFLAALSLTCVLTVYLGGGNYIRQEMERAGFGNLTAWVSGVPDMDALTENIESQDGIQKTEVQNLIFSEYEANGVESDSEGQLIPWTDREETYRFFQDGLSGYGEPPQAIAAGTVYVSPSMVSVMGLETGDTITFPVARGGVDRQFTVAGYYEDPFMGSSIIGMKGFLISEEDYEAILQTAREAGMDRRVRDGAMIHIFTDDSSNSVSDISRLLNENTPISQYTEFIHGKEAILGFMSILQNAFCALLAAFVLVLLAAAMAVLGHSITGMLEQEYKNLGILKTLGLTGDRLIRLTLVQYSFSMAVGILIGMGTAFPAVRAVGRITLTTTGVLIPVDLPMFSCLAAFAVILLILMGFTVLKLRNILSVTPMTTIRGDTADVKWKPGRIFPMKAEALPLRLAVRQLLSGKIRYASAFLIAVLLVFSASLAGRMNDWLGPQGKGMMDAFNPADLDIGVQALGELEAGELEETVRSYTDITDEYLLAMPSVSVNGSNYTANVITEPERFHISKGETSRRADEVVLTETLSSDLGVTIGEKVTIRGDMRSGEFTVSGIYHCANDMGANIGMNREGYLTIGQDDPQIWCHHYFLADASVKAAITEALEGTYGGDVHVHENTWPGLFGIISAMHGLIAFMYGMIAVFILIVTVMTGSRILTAEQKDLGIYKAIGCSTRILRISFSLRFGIVAAIGALAGTILAAMLTNPVVSAVMRLAGISNFASQPTITNMVIPGMTVTLLFFGFSYLSAGRMKRPDMTILTAD, from the coding sequence ATGGTAAACAAAATCATATGTATGGCGGGGATGAAACGCCACAAAGGAAGCCTTTTGGGCATTGCCATTCTCTTATTTCTGGCGGCCCTTTCCCTGACTTGTGTCCTCACGGTCTATCTGGGAGGCGGAAATTATATCCGTCAGGAAATGGAGCGGGCAGGGTTCGGAAACCTTACCGCGTGGGTATCCGGTGTCCCGGATATGGATGCACTTACGGAGAACATTGAATCCCAGGATGGGATTCAAAAGACAGAAGTTCAGAACCTTATTTTTTCTGAATATGAAGCAAATGGTGTGGAATCGGACAGCGAGGGACAGCTGATTCCATGGACGGACCGGGAGGAAACTTACCGCTTCTTTCAGGATGGCTTATCAGGCTATGGGGAACCACCCCAAGCAATTGCGGCCGGAACCGTCTATGTCTCCCCCTCCATGGTTTCAGTTATGGGACTTGAAACGGGAGACACTATCACATTTCCGGTGGCAAGGGGCGGGGTCGACAGGCAGTTTACTGTTGCCGGATATTATGAGGATCCTTTCATGGGAAGTTCCATCATTGGCATGAAAGGGTTTCTGATTTCAGAGGAAGATTATGAAGCGATCCTTCAGACCGCCCGGGAAGCGGGCATGGACAGACGGGTAAGAGACGGCGCTATGATCCATATTTTTACAGATGACAGCAGTAACAGTGTATCCGATATCAGCAGGCTCCTGAATGAAAACACCCCGATTTCCCAATATACAGAGTTTATACATGGCAAGGAAGCTATTCTGGGATTTATGAGTATTCTGCAAAATGCCTTCTGTGCGCTTCTGGCGGCCTTTGTGCTGGTTCTTCTGGCAGCGGCCATGGCAGTACTGGGGCACAGCATCACAGGTATGCTGGAACAGGAATATAAGAATTTGGGGATCCTAAAGACATTAGGGCTTACGGGAGACCGGCTCATCCGGCTAACGCTTGTGCAATACAGTTTCAGCATGGCAGTAGGAATCCTCATTGGAATGGGAACGGCATTTCCGGCAGTCAGAGCGGTGGGAAGAATAACCCTTACCACCACAGGAGTCCTCATCCCGGTGGATTTACCGATGTTCTCATGCTTGGCGGCTTTCGCAGTAATCTTGCTTATCTTAATGGGATTTACGGTTCTGAAACTGAGAAACATCCTCTCGGTTACGCCTATGACCACAATCCGTGGGGATACAGCAGATGTGAAATGGAAGCCGGGCAGGATATTTCCAATGAAAGCGGAAGCGCTTCCCCTGCGGCTGGCGGTGCGCCAGCTCCTGTCCGGGAAGATACGGTATGCAAGCGCCTTCCTGATTGCGGTTCTGCTTGTCTTCTCTGCATCGCTGGCAGGGAGGATGAATGATTGGCTGGGGCCACAGGGCAAGGGAATGATGGACGCCTTTAACCCGGCAGATCTGGACATCGGCGTACAGGCGCTGGGAGAACTGGAAGCTGGAGAATTGGAGGAAACGGTGCGTTCTTATACGGACATTACGGACGAATATCTTCTTGCCATGCCCAGTGTATCGGTAAACGGAAGCAATTATACGGCAAACGTCATTACAGAGCCGGAAAGGTTTCATATCAGCAAAGGGGAAACCAGCCGAAGGGCAGACGAGGTTGTCCTGACTGAAACATTAAGCTCCGATCTAGGGGTAACCATCGGAGAAAAGGTGACCATCCGGGGCGATATGAGGAGCGGGGAATTTACCGTTTCCGGAATATACCACTGCGCCAATGACATGGGAGCCAATATCGGAATGAACCGGGAGGGGTATCTTACCATTGGACAGGATGATCCGCAGATCTGGTGCCATCACTATTTCCTCGCAGACGCGTCAGTAAAAGCGGCGATTACAGAGGCACTGGAGGGGACTTACGGAGGTGATGTACACGTACATGAAAATACCTGGCCGGGGCTTTTTGGAATCATCTCGGCCATGCATGGATTGATTGCATTTATGTATGGGATGATTGCCGTATTTATCCTGATTGTAACGGTCATGACCGGAAGCCGGATTCTGACGGCGGAACAAAAAGACCTGGGTATCTACAAAGCAATCGGATGCTCCACAAGGATACTGCGTATTTCCTTTTCCCTTCGGTTTGGGATTGTTGCAGCCATCGGAGCCTTGGCAGGAACGATTCTGGCAGCCATGCTTACGAACCCTGTCGTATCCGCTGTCATGCGGCTTGCAGGGATCAGTAATTTTGCATCCCAGCCAACAATCACAAATATGGTCATACCGGGGATGACAGTCACCCTCCTATTTTTTGGATTCTCATATCTGTCGGCAGGAAGGATGAAAAGACCAGACATGACGATATTGACAGCGGACTAG
- a CDS encoding ABC transporter ATP-binding protein — MKKVLLQGRKVSKVFAQGSVKNKVLDNVDVDIFDKDFTITMGSSGAGKSTLLYVLSGMDAVTDGTVIYKEREINCLKEKEMAKIRAEEFGFVFQQTHLVSNLTLFENIVVAGFVSKKGSTGEIQDRAERMVSQMGIDKAKNRLPSEVSGGEAQRAAIARAMIGGPGLLFADEPTGALNRSHTEEVLNLLSAINDSGQSILMVTHDLKAAVRGNRILYLEDGKVVDELKLPRYQKVQERERENKLQSWLSALQW; from the coding sequence ATGAAAAAAGTGTTATTGCAGGGTAGGAAGGTGAGCAAGGTATTTGCTCAGGGTTCCGTGAAAAATAAAGTGCTGGATAACGTGGATGTGGACATTTTCGACAAAGACTTTACTATCACTATGGGCTCTTCCGGGGCGGGGAAATCTACACTTTTATATGTCTTAAGCGGCATGGATGCCGTTACAGATGGAACGGTAATCTATAAAGAAAGAGAGATTAACTGCCTGAAAGAAAAGGAGATGGCGAAGATAAGGGCAGAAGAGTTTGGCTTTGTATTCCAGCAGACCCATCTGGTAAGCAACCTGACGCTTTTTGAAAATATAGTGGTGGCAGGCTTCGTGAGCAAAAAGGGGAGTACCGGAGAAATACAGGACCGGGCAGAGCGTATGGTTTCCCAGATGGGAATTGATAAGGCGAAGAACCGCCTGCCTTCCGAAGTTTCAGGCGGAGAGGCACAGCGCGCAGCCATCGCAAGGGCAATGATAGGCGGTCCCGGACTTTTATTTGCCGATGAGCCTACTGGCGCTCTGAACCGGTCGCATACGGAGGAGGTCTTAAATCTGCTGTCGGCAATCAATGATTCCGGTCAGAGCATCCTGATGGTGACCCATGACCTGAAGGCGGCTGTCAGGGGAAATCGGATTTTATATCTGGAGGACGGGAAAGTCGTGGATGAACTGAAGCTGCCCCGTTACCAGAAGGTACAGGAACGAGAACGGGAAAACAAGCTTCAGAGCTGGCTTTCCGCGTTACAGTGGTAG
- a CDS encoding AMP-binding protein, with protein sequence MNYFKTLIDLYRLKRQAKFSIKQMGALQEKKLRKMLHHVWENSAYYRRTFEAAGITKEQLHELPLSCFPTIDKRELLEHFDELVVPKDLRQSKLREFDASESPDRKPYKGKYHVVHSSGSTGKPGYFVYDEAAWSDMLLGMLRAALWDMSMLQILSLLAKRPRIVYIAATDGRYGGAMAVGDGIDGVGAKQIYLDIKTPLNEWVRQIKEFQPNIIIGYPSAVKILAELVEKGEVEVHAVRVISCGEPLGASLRSYLEKSFGTKVVNFYGASESLTMGVEMNPEDGMILFDDLNLIEVESGVMYLTCLYNFAQPLIRYRISDSLSLKAAGENSPYPFTRAMGLLGRSEDILWFEDFDGTREFLHPLAIEGFCIEGLLDYQFRQIAKDAFEMYAETSENADETHIRTEMMKQMKKILAEKRLDYVQFYLIFVPEILPDPGTGKKPLILQKKEAVQDEKSVIAG encoded by the coding sequence ATGAACTATTTTAAAACATTGATAGATTTGTATCGTTTGAAAAGACAGGCAAAGTTCAGTATAAAGCAGATGGGTGCCCTGCAGGAGAAAAAACTGCGAAAGATGCTGCACCACGTATGGGAGAACTCCGCTTACTACCGGAGAACCTTTGAAGCCGCAGGGATTACAAAAGAACAGCTTCATGAGCTGCCCCTTTCCTGTTTCCCGACCATAGATAAGAGAGAACTCTTGGAGCATTTTGATGAGTTGGTGGTGCCAAAAGACTTACGTCAGAGCAAACTTCGGGAATTTGATGCTTCAGAATCTCCGGACCGCAAGCCCTATAAAGGAAAATACCATGTGGTACATTCCTCGGGAAGTACCGGGAAGCCGGGATACTTTGTCTATGATGAAGCGGCATGGTCTGACATGCTCCTTGGTATGCTCCGGGCAGCCCTCTGGGACATGTCCATGCTGCAGATATTGTCTCTATTGGCAAAACGCCCAAGAATCGTGTATATTGCCGCAACAGACGGCAGATACGGCGGGGCCATGGCAGTAGGAGATGGAATCGATGGGGTGGGGGCAAAGCAGATTTATCTGGATATTAAGACACCACTTAATGAGTGGGTCAGGCAGATAAAAGAATTTCAGCCTAATATCATCATCGGCTATCCGTCAGCGGTAAAGATCCTGGCTGAGCTTGTGGAAAAGGGAGAGGTGGAAGTACACGCAGTACGGGTGATTTCCTGCGGGGAACCGCTGGGAGCGTCTCTTAGAAGCTATCTGGAAAAGAGCTTTGGGACAAAAGTGGTCAATTTCTACGGAGCCAGCGAATCTCTTACCATGGGGGTAGAGATGAATCCGGAGGATGGGATGATTCTCTTCGATGACTTGAATTTGATTGAGGTGGAAAGCGGAGTGATGTATCTGACCTGCCTGTATAATTTTGCACAGCCGTTGATTCGTTACCGCATTTCCGACAGCCTGTCCTTAAAGGCAGCAGGAGAAAACAGCCCGTATCCATTTACAAGAGCCATGGGGCTTTTGGGAAGAAGTGAAGATATCCTCTGGTTTGAAGATTTCGACGGGACAAGAGAGTTTTTACATCCCCTTGCCATTGAAGGCTTCTGTATCGAAGGGCTTTTAGATTATCAGTTTCGGCAGATTGCGAAAGACGCATTTGAAATGTATGCGGAAACTTCAGAAAATGCCGATGAAACGCACATACGTACAGAGATGATGAAACAGATGAAAAAAATACTTGCTGAAAAAAGATTAGATTATGTACAGTTCTATCTGATTTTTGTGCCGGAGATCCTTCCGGACCCAGGGACAGGCAAGAAACCCTTAATCCTTCAGAAAAAGGAGGCAGTGCAGGATGAAAAAAGTGTTATTGCAGGGTAG
- a CDS encoding C45 family peptidase — protein MKRKLCIVCMITLIFSTVTGCAQNTNTSENTVQTKTAEGENMAKNTITPDTDITELEDGLSVVRYEGNYGFDEFLEQGGASSDEGVVEYVAGQLSSNIPELLFGGNPFGCSTLSVANQEGGNLFGRNFDWNTCNGLIISSKPDNGYASVSTVNMDFIQAGGLDISRLPDTAQAIIGMYAPLDGMNEEGLAVSVNMIEDTDTIEQDTGKPDITTTTAIRLLLDQAANVEEALSLLEQYDLHASMGMMIHLALSDTAGNSVVVEYVDNEMSVTETPVVTNFYLSEGEKQGIGTSQSHERFDILSETLGEKKTMTETDVRDALDSVSKDNFGEFESTEWSIVMNQETKELTYYHRENYEQGYSITVE, from the coding sequence ATGAAGAGGAAACTATGCATAGTATGCATGATCACCCTGATCTTTAGTACTGTAACCGGGTGTGCACAAAATACAAATACATCTGAAAATACAGTACAGACAAAAACAGCAGAGGGAGAAAACATGGCGAAGAATACCATCACACCAGATACTGATATAACAGAACTGGAGGATGGATTATCTGTTGTCCGCTATGAAGGAAACTACGGATTTGACGAGTTCCTTGAGCAGGGCGGTGCGTCCTCCGATGAAGGAGTGGTAGAGTATGTGGCAGGTCAGCTGTCTTCCAATATACCGGAACTTCTCTTTGGTGGAAATCCCTTCGGATGCAGCACCCTGTCTGTGGCAAATCAGGAAGGCGGGAACTTGTTTGGAAGGAACTTTGACTGGAATACCTGTAACGGGCTGATTATCAGTTCCAAACCGGACAACGGATATGCTTCTGTTTCCACAGTCAACATGGACTTTATCCAGGCAGGAGGTCTGGACATTTCAAGACTTCCGGACACGGCACAGGCAATCATCGGGATGTATGCGCCGCTGGACGGCATGAACGAAGAGGGATTAGCCGTATCTGTCAACATGATTGAAGACACCGATACCATAGAGCAGGATACAGGGAAGCCGGACATTACCACCACTACAGCCATTCGTCTCCTTCTTGATCAGGCTGCAAATGTGGAGGAAGCGCTAAGCTTACTGGAGCAATACGACTTACATGCATCCATGGGAATGATGATCCATCTGGCTCTTTCTGATACAGCTGGGAACAGCGTAGTCGTGGAATATGTAGACAATGAGATGAGTGTTACAGAAACACCTGTTGTCACTAATTTTTATCTGTCTGAAGGTGAAAAACAGGGAATCGGAACATCCCAGTCCCATGAAAGATTCGACATTCTAAGCGAAACGCTGGGAGAAAAGAAAACCATGACTGAGACAGACGTGAGGGACGCGCTGGACAGTGTGAGCAAAGATAACTTCGGTGAATTTGAATCTACAGAGTGGAGCATTGTTATGAATCAAGAGACGAAGGAACTGACGTATTACCACAGGGAAAATTACGAACAGGGCTATAGCATTACTGTTGAGTAG
- a CDS encoding iron-containing alcohol dehydrogenase: MLGNFVFSNPTKLYFGEDSLDYLNEELPKYGKNVQLVYGGGSIKKNGIYDKVTAILKANGKEIFEDGGVMPNPTVEKLYEGVQIARDNQVDFILAVGGGSCCDYAKAVSISVNCKEDPWERYYLNFEDVDADTGVIPVGCVLTMVGTGSEMNGGAVITNHESKLKIGHVFGERVFPKFAVLNPTFTYSLPKYQMTAGFYDIMNHICEQYFSGEDDNTSDYLMEGLMRSLIHSSRIAVKELDNYEARSNIMWTATWALNTLVAMGKSTDWMVHMLGQAVGAHTDATHGMTLSAVSLPYYRYIMPYGLSKFKRFAMNVWGINPEGKSEEEIAAEGLNAMEAWMKEIGVVMNIRELGVTEDMLDGLVKSTLVMEGGYKVLTQEEIKKIFEESM; the protein is encoded by the coding sequence ATGTTAGGAAATTTTGTCTTTTCAAACCCTACAAAATTATATTTTGGGGAGGATTCTTTAGATTATTTAAATGAGGAACTACCAAAATATGGAAAGAACGTGCAGCTTGTATACGGCGGAGGTTCTATTAAGAAAAATGGAATCTATGACAAAGTAACTGCCATTTTAAAGGCCAACGGAAAAGAAATCTTTGAGGACGGAGGCGTTATGCCAAATCCGACGGTGGAAAAGCTCTATGAAGGTGTTCAGATTGCAAGAGACAATCAGGTGGACTTTATCCTGGCAGTAGGAGGCGGTTCCTGTTGTGATTATGCCAAAGCAGTTTCTATCTCTGTCAATTGCAAGGAAGACCCTTGGGAAAGATATTATCTGAATTTTGAGGATGTGGATGCTGACACAGGAGTAATACCGGTAGGCTGCGTACTGACGATGGTTGGCACAGGCTCGGAGATGAATGGCGGTGCAGTTATCACTAATCATGAAAGTAAATTGAAGATCGGGCATGTGTTTGGGGAACGTGTATTTCCGAAGTTTGCGGTATTGAATCCTACATTTACCTATTCGCTTCCGAAGTACCAGATGACTGCCGGTTTTTATGATATCATGAACCATATATGTGAACAGTATTTTTCCGGGGAGGATGACAATACATCCGATTATCTGATGGAAGGGCTGATGCGCTCACTCATCCACAGCAGCAGAATTGCAGTCAAAGAACTGGATAATTATGAGGCCAGAAGTAATATTATGTGGACAGCTACCTGGGCATTGAATACCCTTGTGGCAATGGGTAAATCTACAGATTGGATGGTACACATGCTTGGTCAGGCAGTGGGGGCTCATACAGACGCAACCCACGGAATGACTCTTTCCGCAGTATCGCTGCCATATTACCGTTATATCATGCCTTATGGGCTTTCAAAGTTCAAACGGTTTGCCATGAATGTATGGGGCATAAATCCGGAAGGAAAATCAGAGGAAGAGATAGCGGCAGAAGGATTAAATGCCATGGAGGCATGGATGAAAGAAATCGGGGTAGTTATGAACATCCGTGAGCTTGGCGTGACAGAAGACATGCTGGATGGACTTGTGAAGAGTACCCTTGTTATGGAAGGTGGATATAAGGTGCTGACACAGGAAGAAATCAAGAAGATTTTCGAGGAAAGTATGTAG
- a CDS encoding zinc-binding dehydrogenase has protein sequence MKQRMMKAAVLTGPQNIEIKEVPIPTLKPGEIEIKVSACGVCGSDVHMWKSGKGWGRQDGDFIMGHKFCGVVTNPGDSQFKEGDRVTFWANLYCGKCDMCGAGQEQLCREVNGTNYIGFVCNGAYAQYYVGEASRAYCLPNTVSDTAAALIDPLMVAYHAIRRSGIKLHDKVLVVGSGIIGQMLGELAKKAGASYVAMSKVNDIKIQKAKEIGIFDEYFDGTDSQRASSFKKATDGGFDIVFEAVGATDALAACMDAVRPGGRIVMIGNSIEPEISFAMNRAVLQEIDLMGSVSCTREEFGETIDLIASGMIEPEKYVTEVLPLEQLQQAFERQITADDPVVKTVVGMN, from the coding sequence ATGAAACAAAGAATGATGAAAGCGGCCGTACTGACGGGACCGCAGAATATTGAGATTAAAGAAGTGCCGATTCCGACACTGAAACCCGGCGAAATTGAGATTAAGGTGTCCGCATGCGGTGTATGTGGAAGTGATGTACATATGTGGAAGTCCGGAAAAGGCTGGGGCAGGCAGGACGGCGATTTCATTATGGGCCATAAGTTCTGTGGTGTGGTTACAAATCCCGGGGACAGCCAGTTCAAAGAGGGTGACAGGGTGACATTCTGGGCGAATCTGTATTGCGGAAAATGCGATATGTGCGGGGCAGGGCAGGAGCAGTTGTGTCGGGAGGTTAATGGCACTAACTATATCGGATTCGTGTGCAATGGGGCTTATGCCCAATACTATGTGGGTGAAGCGTCCAGAGCCTACTGCCTCCCGAATACAGTATCCGATACAGCCGCTGCGCTGATTGACCCGCTGATGGTTGCCTACCATGCCATCCGCCGCTCAGGAATCAAGCTTCATGACAAGGTTTTGGTTGTTGGCAGCGGCATCATAGGGCAGATGTTGGGCGAGCTGGCCAAGAAGGCAGGAGCTTCCTATGTGGCTATGTCAAAAGTAAATGATATTAAAATTCAAAAAGCAAAGGAGATTGGTATTTTTGATGAGTATTTTGATGGAACTGATTCGCAGCGGGCGTCTTCTTTCAAAAAAGCTACAGACGGCGGATTTGATATTGTGTTTGAGGCAGTGGGAGCCACAGATGCGCTGGCTGCCTGCATGGATGCAGTGCGGCCGGGCGGCAGGATCGTCATGATTGGAAATTCAATCGAACCGGAAATTTCCTTTGCGATGAACCGTGCTGTTTTACAGGAAATTGATTTGATGGGAAGTGTTTCCTGTACTCGGGAAGAGTTCGGGGAAACCATTGACCTGATAGCCAGCGGTATGATTGAACCGGAAAAATACGTAACAGAGGTGTTGCCCCTGGAACAGCTGCAGCAGGCGTTTGAACGTCAGATTACGGCAGACGATCCGGTGGTAAAAACTGTAGTAGGAATGAATTGA
- a CDS encoding flavodoxin, with product MKIMRQLSGLFIVVCLIFSMTGCGNSSPFDENNTDVQESGAEQSTETSAVDAEPDAGTDVLVAYFSATGNTKAAAERIAELTGGEIYEIAPADSYTEEDLDYSNDQSRTSQEMDNPDVRPEIGSEDIVMDGFTTLYLGYPIWHGQAPRIMSTFVEHYNFDGLTVIPFCTSGGSGIGSSAETLEDLAGSGNWLEGERFNSGVSKEEVQTWIENLQE from the coding sequence ATGAAAATAATGAGACAATTATCTGGTCTTTTCATCGTAGTATGCTTGATTTTCAGTATGACTGGCTGTGGTAACAGCAGCCCATTTGACGAAAATAATACAGATGTACAGGAATCCGGCGCAGAGCAGAGTACGGAAACTTCTGCCGTGGATGCGGAGCCGGATGCTGGAACAGATGTATTGGTTGCATATTTTTCAGCGACCGGTAATACAAAGGCAGCAGCGGAACGGATTGCAGAACTTACGGGAGGAGAGATCTATGAGATTGCTCCGGCTGATTCATATACGGAGGAAGACTTGGATTATAGTAATGACCAAAGCCGCACCTCACAGGAGATGGACAATCCGGACGTACGTCCGGAGATTGGCAGTGAGGACATTGTCATGGACGGATTTACTACGCTGTATCTTGGATATCCCATCTGGCATGGGCAGGCTCCGCGTATTATGAGTACCTTTGTGGAACATTACAATTTTGACGGACTTACGGTCATTCCGTTCTGTACTTCTGGAGGTAGCGGGATTGGCTCTAGCGCAGAGACGCTGGAAGATCTGGCCGGCAGTGGGAACTGGCTTGAAGGGGAACGATTTAACTCCGGTGTTTCCAAAGAGGAAGTGCAGACATGGATAGAGAATTTACAAGAATAA